One stretch of Enoplosus armatus isolate fEnoArm2 chromosome 1, fEnoArm2.hap1, whole genome shotgun sequence DNA includes these proteins:
- the stard5 gene encoding stAR-related lipid transfer protein 5 yields the protein MDYEQKAKAVADCLQSYKRDESGWKVCKKSNDVVVSWRPSSEFPGNVYKGDGIVSGSPEKVWECLKPVPNGLRVKWDNNVKKFELLEQITEDISICRTVTPSAAMGIIAPRDFVDVILVKQYEDGTISSNATNVSHLGCPPQSGYVRGFNHPCGCICVPISGEPNKTQVFSFFQTDLGGFLPRSVVDSFFPSSMAEFYSNLAKAVKSLKDL from the exons ATGGATTATGAACAGAAAGCGAAGGCAGTGGCTGACTGCTTGCAGAGCTACAAGAGGGACGAGTCCGGGTGGAAAGTCTGCAAGAAATCG AATGACGTGGTTGTGTCTTGGCGTCCCTCGTCGGAGTTCCCCGGGAATGT TTACAAGGGGGACGGGATCGTCAGCGGCAGCCCGGAGAAAGTGTGGGAGTGTCTGAAACCAGTACCCAACGGGCTCCGAGTCAAGTGGGACAACAATGTCAAAAAGTTTGAGCTTTTGGAACAAATCACAGAG GACATCTCTATCTGCCGAACAGTCACGCCCTCAGCGGCTATGGGTATCATAGCTCCACGAGACTTTGTAGATGTCATTTTAGTTAAGCAATACGAGGATGGCACCATTTCATCGAATG CCACCAATGTGAGTCACCTGGGCTGTCCTCCGCAGTCTGGCTACGTGAGAGGATTCAACCATCCATGTGGTTGCATCTGTGTCCCAATCTCAGG AGAGCCTAACAAAACCCAGGTGTTCAGTTTCTTCCAGACAGACCTGGGCGGCTTCCTCCCACGCTCCGTGGTCGACTCGTTCTTCCCCTCCAGCATGGCCGAGTTCTACAGCAACCTGGCCAAAGCTGTCAAATCCCTCAAGGACCTTTGA